A section of the Streptomyces sp. SLBN-118 genome encodes:
- a CDS encoding SRPBCC family protein gives MARRLSPVELDFVEAAPLRLVFSAEVSATPKAVYEALADDVAGLPTWFDAVASATPTHAGAGREVRLRGGIFFAETILATDLGERYAYRVDRTNAPGLRALLEEWLLTPSASGTRVQWTFAVDAPAAVRGVLKLSRAALASSFRGAVRNLDRKLARSAAQ, from the coding sequence ATGGCACGCCGACTGAGCCCCGTGGAACTCGACTTCGTCGAGGCCGCCCCGCTGCGCCTGGTTTTCTCGGCCGAGGTGTCTGCGACGCCGAAGGCGGTGTACGAGGCGCTCGCCGACGATGTCGCGGGCCTGCCCACCTGGTTCGACGCGGTCGCCTCCGCCACGCCGACACACGCGGGCGCGGGCCGCGAGGTCAGGCTCAGGGGCGGGATCTTCTTCGCCGAGACGATCCTGGCCACCGACCTCGGCGAGCGCTACGCCTACCGCGTCGACCGGACCAACGCCCCTGGCCTGCGTGCCCTGTTGGAGGAGTGGCTGCTCACGCCCAGCGCCTCCGGGACGCGTGTGCAGTGGACGTTCGCGGTGGACGCCCCCGCGGCGGTGCGCGGCGTGCTGAAGCTGAGCCGGGCGGCTCTGGCCTCGTCCTTCCGGGGCGCGGTGCGCAATCTCGACCGGAAACTCGCCCGCTCCGCCGCACAGTGA
- a CDS encoding PLP-dependent cysteine synthase family protein — MKTSGKSVANGAMVTVDVDRSDPHYRAWLKEAVRKVQADANRSADTHLLRFPLPEEWGIDLYLKDESTHPTGSLKHRLARSLFLYGLCNGWIRPGKPVIEASSGSTAVSEAYFAKLIGVPFIAVMPRTTSPEKIRLIEFHGGQCHFVDDSRKMYEESASLAERTGGHYMDQFTYAERATDWRGNNNIAESIYQQLRLERYPEPTWIVATAGTGGTSATIARYVHYLQHDTRVCVPDPENSCFFEGWTKGDPGACTDHGSRIEGIGRPRMEPSFVPGAIDRMMKVPDAASVAAVRALEKAIGRKAGGSTGTGLWSSLKIIAEMVAGGRRGSVVTLLCDPGDRYLDKYYSDAWLAEQGLDIAPYTATIEQFLATGEWPR; from the coding sequence ATGAAGACGAGTGGGAAGTCAGTGGCGAACGGGGCGATGGTGACCGTCGATGTGGACCGCAGTGATCCGCATTACCGGGCATGGCTGAAGGAAGCGGTACGCAAGGTCCAGGCCGACGCGAACCGCTCTGCCGACACGCATCTGCTGCGTTTCCCGCTGCCCGAGGAGTGGGGAATCGACCTTTACCTCAAGGACGAGTCCACCCATCCGACCGGCAGCCTCAAGCACCGCCTCGCCCGGTCGCTGTTCCTCTACGGCCTGTGCAATGGCTGGATCCGGCCGGGCAAACCGGTCATCGAGGCATCCAGCGGCTCCACCGCGGTCTCCGAGGCCTACTTCGCCAAGCTCATCGGAGTCCCCTTCATCGCCGTGATGCCACGCACGACCAGCCCCGAGAAAATCCGGCTGATCGAGTTCCACGGCGGGCAGTGCCACTTCGTGGACGACTCGCGCAAGATGTACGAGGAGTCCGCGTCCCTCGCCGAGCGCACCGGCGGCCACTACATGGACCAGTTCACCTACGCGGAGCGTGCCACCGACTGGCGCGGCAACAACAACATCGCCGAATCGATCTACCAGCAGCTGCGGTTGGAGCGCTATCCCGAGCCGACGTGGATCGTGGCGACGGCGGGCACCGGCGGAACCTCGGCGACCATCGCCCGCTATGTGCACTACCTGCAGCACGACACCCGGGTCTGCGTCCCCGATCCGGAGAACTCCTGTTTCTTCGAAGGCTGGACCAAGGGTGACCCGGGCGCCTGCACCGACCACGGCTCAAGGATCGAGGGCATCGGGCGGCCGCGTATGGAGCCCAGCTTCGTGCCCGGCGCCATCGACCGGATGATGAAGGTGCCGGACGCGGCGAGCGTCGCCGCCGTGCGGGCTCTGGAGAAGGCCATCGGGCGCAAGGCGGGAGGCTCCACCGGTACCGGGCTGTGGAGCTCGCTGAAGATCATCGCCGAGATGGTGGCCGGGGGCCGAAGAGGCAGCGTCGTCACGCTGCTCTGCGACCCGGGCGACCGCTACCTCGACAAGTACTACTCCGATGCGTGGCTGGCGGAACAAGGCCTGGACATCGCCCCCTACACGGCGACGATCGAGCAGTTCCTGGCCACGGGGGAGTGGCCCCGCTGA
- a CDS encoding ATP-binding protein translates to MISQPSRHCTVELQALPSRIGQVRRIISAQLRYWHLDPLIDQAALGVTELLTNVHRHAEPDKVCTVEIELLLDRLTVSVHDHDPRLPTVGDSDALDTSGRGLALIAAVSESWGVRPKGDTGKIVWFTLSAPSPAVALPTYPMVYGATPDGPFAETQDGARKRATARSTVAG, encoded by the coding sequence GTGATCAGCCAGCCAAGCAGGCACTGCACGGTGGAGCTCCAGGCCCTGCCGTCGCGGATCGGTCAGGTCCGCAGAATCATCTCGGCGCAGCTGCGCTACTGGCATCTCGATCCCTTGATCGACCAGGCTGCGCTCGGCGTCACCGAACTGCTGACCAATGTCCACCGCCATGCCGAGCCCGACAAAGTGTGCACGGTCGAGATCGAGTTGCTGCTCGACCGGCTCACGGTCTCCGTCCATGACCACGATCCACGTCTTCCGACCGTGGGAGACTCCGATGCCCTGGACACCTCCGGTCGCGGGCTCGCGCTGATAGCGGCGGTGAGCGAGAGCTGGGGCGTGCGGCCCAAGGGCGACACCGGGAAGATCGTGTGGTTCACCCTTTCGGCGCCATCGCCCGCGGTGGCTCTGCCGACCTACCCGATGGTGTACGGCGCGACGCCGGACGGCCCGTTCGCCGAGACGCAGGACGGTGCACGCAAACGCGCCACGGCGCGCTCGACCGTCGCGGGCTGA
- a CDS encoding ABC transporter permease, with protein sequence MSESRAALRISLNSLRAHKRRFAGTLTAVLLGVAFLAGTLIMGDTLRGSFDTMFADANGGTDAVVRSSNVVTVSGEGQGTRQPVQTDLVSVIAKTPGVAAAEPNIQGAAQLVGSGGKPIGGQGPPTLAGNWITDPELNPYQLAEGRVPVRSGEVVVNRGTAEKGGLKIGDRTVLRTPDPVRVTIVGLATFGGEDGMGQVTFTAMTLADAEKYLTPKPGQAASIQVRAGPGTSQQELVDALTPVLPQGVEAITGQESTEENQDMISGQFLNLFTILLLVFSGIVLLVATFSIYNTFAIVIAQRTRENALLRALGASRRQVVGSTLVEAALVALTASAVGLLGGIGIAAGLRALFPVIGFPFPEGGLVISALSLLLPLAVGVIVGLGSALMPALRAGRTAPLAALRETAVDQSAASRKRAYIGAGVALSGIGIILAGVVAAPSIWLAAAGAVLALAAFVVLGPVASSYAVRVLGGPLDRLRGVSGGLAKRNALRSPKRTAATATALMIGVAVVSLFTVFGASLKATMDQTVSRSFAGDVAVSAPAFGAGGSGLSPKLAPAIAAQPEVENAVGLGKGVADVDGAGRRLTVTDPVALGRSFDLGTVHGSLDGLGTTGMAVADTEADKKGWKPGSTAELAFTDGRKQTFTVRAVFEQSELAGDYVITREAWAPHRGQDSDTLIAVSFKDGVSAADGAAAVGKTAAAYGNPEVQTRDEYAQSAAGAIHMMLTLVYALLALAVVIALLGIANTLTLAIHERTRELGLLRAVGQTRRQLRSMVRYESVLVAAFGTTGGLALGGLLGWVLVKASEGAGDTAFAFAVPPLQLLVVALVGLVAGAVAGWRPARRAARLDVLRAIATE encoded by the coding sequence ATGAGCGAGAGCCGCGCTGCGCTGCGCATCAGCCTCAACTCCCTGCGCGCCCACAAACGGCGCTTCGCCGGCACCCTCACCGCCGTTCTGCTCGGCGTCGCCTTTCTCGCGGGCACGCTCATCATGGGCGACACCCTCCGCGGCAGCTTCGACACCATGTTCGCCGACGCCAACGGCGGCACCGACGCCGTCGTCCGCAGCTCCAACGTCGTCACGGTCTCCGGCGAGGGCCAGGGCACCCGACAGCCCGTACAGACGGACCTCGTGTCGGTGATCGCGAAGACGCCCGGTGTCGCCGCCGCCGAGCCCAACATCCAGGGCGCGGCACAGCTCGTCGGATCGGGCGGCAAGCCCATCGGCGGACAGGGCCCGCCGACGCTCGCGGGCAACTGGATCACCGACCCCGAGCTCAACCCGTACCAGCTCGCCGAGGGACGGGTCCCCGTCAGGAGCGGCGAGGTGGTGGTCAACCGCGGCACCGCCGAGAAGGGCGGACTGAAGATCGGCGACCGTACCGTGCTGCGCACGCCCGACCCGGTGCGGGTCACGATCGTCGGACTGGCCACCTTCGGCGGCGAGGACGGCATGGGCCAGGTCACTTTCACCGCGATGACCCTCGCCGACGCCGAGAAGTACCTCACCCCGAAGCCCGGTCAGGCGGCGTCCATCCAGGTGCGGGCCGGTCCCGGCACCAGTCAGCAGGAGCTCGTCGACGCGCTGACGCCCGTACTCCCGCAGGGAGTCGAGGCGATCACCGGACAGGAGTCCACCGAAGAGAACCAGGACATGATCTCCGGTCAGTTCCTGAATCTTTTCACCATCCTGCTGCTGGTCTTCTCCGGCATCGTGCTGCTGGTCGCGACCTTCTCCATCTACAACACCTTCGCGATCGTCATCGCCCAGCGCACCCGCGAGAACGCGCTGCTGCGCGCGCTCGGCGCGTCGAGGCGCCAGGTCGTCGGCTCGACCCTCGTCGAGGCGGCCCTCGTCGCGCTGACCGCGTCCGCCGTGGGGCTGCTCGGCGGCATCGGGATCGCCGCAGGACTGCGGGCGCTGTTCCCCGTGATCGGATTCCCCTTCCCGGAGGGCGGCCTGGTGATCAGTGCTCTCTCGCTGCTGCTGCCGCTCGCCGTCGGCGTGATCGTCGGACTCGGCTCCGCGCTGATGCCCGCTCTGCGCGCCGGGCGGACCGCTCCGCTCGCCGCGCTGCGCGAGACGGCCGTGGACCAGTCGGCGGCCTCCAGGAAGCGTGCGTACATCGGAGCGGGCGTCGCCCTGTCCGGCATCGGCATCATCCTGGCCGGCGTCGTGGCCGCGCCGTCGATCTGGCTCGCGGCCGCGGGCGCCGTGCTGGCGCTGGCCGCCTTTGTGGTGCTCGGCCCCGTCGCGTCCTCGTATGCGGTACGGGTCCTCGGCGGGCCGCTCGACCGGCTGCGCGGTGTGTCCGGCGGCCTGGCCAAGCGCAACGCCCTGCGCAGCCCCAAGCGCACCGCGGCCACCGCGACCGCGCTGATGATCGGTGTCGCCGTCGTCTCCCTGTTCACCGTATTCGGCGCCTCGCTGAAGGCGACCATGGACCAGACGGTCTCCCGGTCCTTTGCCGGTGATGTGGCCGTCAGCGCGCCGGCCTTCGGCGCGGGCGGCAGCGGGCTCAGCCCGAAACTCGCCCCGGCCATCGCCGCACAGCCCGAGGTGGAGAACGCGGTCGGCCTCGGCAAGGGCGTCGCGGACGTCGACGGCGCGGGACGCCGGCTGACCGTCACCGATCCGGTGGCCCTCGGCAGGTCCTTCGACCTCGGCACCGTGCACGGCTCGCTCGACGGCCTCGGCACCACCGGAATGGCCGTCGCGGACACCGAGGCCGACAAGAAGGGCTGGAAGCCCGGATCCACAGCCGAACTCGCCTTCACCGACGGCCGGAAGCAGACCTTCACGGTCCGCGCCGTCTTCGAGCAGTCGGAACTGGCGGGCGACTATGTCATCACCCGCGAGGCCTGGGCCCCGCACCGGGGCCAGGACTCCGACACGCTGATCGCCGTCAGCTTCAAGGACGGAGTGTCCGCCGCGGACGGCGCGGCGGCGGTCGGGAAGACAGCGGCCGCCTACGGCAACCCCGAGGTGCAGACCAGGGACGAGTACGCGCAGAGTGCGGCCGGAGCCATACACATGATGCTCACCCTGGTCTACGCCCTGCTCGCTCTCGCCGTGGTGATCGCGCTGCTCGGTATCGCCAACACGCTCACCCTCGCGATCCACGAACGCACCAGGGAACTGGGCCTGTTGCGGGCGGTCGGACAGACCAGAAGGCAGCTGCGCTCGATGGTGCGCTACGAGTCCGTGCTGGTCGCCGCGTTCGGCACGACAGGCGGCCTGGCACTGGGCGGACTGCTCGGCTGGGTGCTCGTCAAGGCGTCGGAGGGCGCGGGCGACACGGCCTTCGCGTTCGCCGTACCCCCCCTCCAGCTCCTGGTGGTCGCGCTGGTCGGCCTGGTGGCCGGGGCGGTCGCGGGCTGGCGGCCGGCGCGCCGCGCGGCACGCCTCGACGTGCTGCGCGCCATCGCCACGGAGTAG
- a CDS encoding ABC transporter ATP-binding protein, producing the protein MTTTATLTRIAARVVDAVKVYGKGDTEVRALDGVSVDFPVGRFTAIMGPSGSGKSTLMHCAAGLDTLTAGSALIGDTELSALDDRRLTLLRRERIGFVFQAFNLIPTLTVAENITLPMDLAGERADGEWLDALIDTVGLRDRLHHRPSELSGGQQQRVAVARAFAGRPDVVFADEPTGNLDSRSGEEVLRLLGRAVRQTDRTVVMVTHDPVAAAHADEVVFLADGRLVDRMEAPTAERVLDRLKAFDAKGATT; encoded by the coding sequence GTGACCACGACCGCCACCCTGACCCGGATCGCCGCCCGTGTCGTCGACGCCGTGAAGGTCTACGGCAAGGGCGACACCGAAGTGAGGGCCCTGGACGGGGTGAGCGTCGACTTCCCGGTCGGCCGTTTCACCGCGATCATGGGGCCCTCGGGCTCCGGCAAGTCGACGCTGATGCACTGTGCCGCCGGGCTCGACACCCTCACCGCGGGTTCCGCCCTCATCGGCGACACCGAGCTGAGCGCACTCGACGACCGCAGGCTCACCCTGCTGCGGCGCGAGCGCATCGGCTTCGTCTTCCAGGCCTTCAATCTCATCCCCACGCTCACCGTCGCCGAGAACATCACCCTTCCCATGGACCTGGCGGGGGAGCGGGCCGACGGTGAGTGGCTCGATGCCCTCATCGACACCGTCGGCCTGCGCGACCGGCTGCACCACCGGCCGAGCGAGCTGTCCGGCGGTCAGCAGCAGCGCGTCGCCGTGGCCCGCGCCTTCGCCGGCCGGCCCGATGTGGTCTTCGCCGACGAGCCCACGGGCAATCTCGACTCCCGCTCGGGCGAAGAGGTGCTGAGGCTGCTCGGCCGGGCAGTGCGCCAGACGGACCGTACGGTCGTCATGGTCACCCATGACCCGGTCGCCGCGGCCCATGCCGACGAGGTCGTCTTCCTCGCCGACGGACGGCTCGTCGACCGGATGGAGGCCCCGACCGCCGAGCGCGTCCTGGACCGTCTCAAGGCCTTCGACGCCAAGGGGGCGACGACATGA
- a CDS encoding SHOCT domain-containing protein, protein MNTLAYDGPGPWILFFPLVWAALVVGVVTVLRRTGIWRGRRGPWQGSRVMYGENSPIAIIGRRFAAGEIDEDEYWRRLSVLDEEFGRTAGKGGAV, encoded by the coding sequence ATGAACACCCTGGCGTACGACGGGCCCGGCCCGTGGATTCTGTTCTTCCCGCTGGTCTGGGCGGCCCTCGTCGTCGGCGTCGTCACCGTCCTGCGCCGCACCGGCATCTGGCGCGGCCGCCGCGGCCCGTGGCAGGGCTCCCGTGTGATGTACGGCGAGAACTCGCCAATCGCGATCATCGGACGCCGCTTCGCCGCCGGTGAGATCGACGAGGACGAGTACTGGCGCCGACTGTCCGTCCTGGACGAGGAGTTCGGCCGCACGGCGGGCAAGGGCGGTGCGGTGTGA
- a CDS encoding YhjD/YihY/BrkB family envelope integrity protein, with protein sequence MTDKPTGAASHAHRLHEMGRRILASPVGVAWRRGRELELMHRAMGFAALGFLTLVPLLVVVAAADPASGQGFARWLGQALGVSEASQDEVQRLFGLPGATLQRTTAFGLAALTVFGLTFGSVVQTGYEKVWGLPTARWHTMWRHVVWLALLIFALLAFVSTPLSDQPVPVTIFGAVGDLIGTILFFWLSQRVLLGGRVRWRALLPGSVATAVGMLGLRVFSQLVFSPLIASNAVTYGPFGTVLVIQSWLVGVGFVVYGGALVGRLYHEERVRRRLEREAVGPV encoded by the coding sequence ATGACCGACAAGCCCACCGGCGCGGCTTCCCACGCGCACCGGCTCCACGAAATGGGCCGCAGGATTCTTGCGTCACCCGTCGGGGTGGCGTGGCGCCGCGGCCGCGAGCTGGAGCTGATGCACCGTGCCATGGGCTTTGCCGCACTGGGCTTTCTGACACTCGTTCCGCTGCTCGTCGTCGTGGCGGCAGCCGATCCGGCGAGTGGACAGGGCTTCGCCCGCTGGCTGGGCCAGGCACTGGGGGTCTCCGAAGCCTCCCAGGACGAGGTCCAGCGGCTGTTCGGCCTGCCGGGCGCGACACTGCAGCGCACGACCGCGTTCGGTCTCGCGGCGCTCACCGTCTTCGGTCTGACCTTCGGCTCGGTCGTACAGACGGGTTACGAGAAGGTCTGGGGCCTGCCGACCGCCCGCTGGCACACCATGTGGCGGCATGTCGTCTGGCTCGCCCTGCTGATCTTTGCCCTCCTGGCCTTCGTCAGCACACCCCTGTCGGACCAACCGGTCCCGGTCACGATATTCGGCGCCGTGGGTGACCTGATCGGCACCATCCTGTTCTTCTGGCTGTCGCAGCGGGTGCTGCTCGGGGGCCGGGTCCGCTGGCGCGCCCTGCTCCCGGGGTCGGTGGCCACGGCCGTGGGCATGCTGGGGCTGCGGGTCTTCTCACAGCTCGTCTTCTCGCCGCTGATCGCGTCGAACGCCGTGACCTACGGCCCGTTCGGGACCGTGCTCGTCATCCAGTCCTGGCTCGTCGGCGTCGGATTCGTCGTCTACGGGGGAGCGCTCGTGGGACGCCTCTACCACGAGGAGCGTGTACGGCGGCGGCTGGAACGCGAAGCCGTGGGCCCGGTCTAG
- a CDS encoding ROK family protein, which yields MNGKATTIKARLERGRGALGPALELVHTGRAPTRAVLTAELGVTRATAGAVAAELEALGLIRVDSRPGAAAGSQGRPSHRLAVNDAGPVVLAAQVHADGFRAALVGLGGSTVATAPGCVTVSEDPAQVLGEVVDAGAQLLRASGRRCVGAGLAVPSAVAEPEGTALNPLHLAWPAGARVRDIFAERVRAAGIQGPAFTGNDVNLAALAEHRHGAGRGAEHLLCVATGHRGVGGALVLEGRLHTGSSGLALEVGHLTVNPEGRPCHCGSRGCLDVEADPLAFLMAAGRDPGPEVPLLEQCRELLRTEYDDPAVRNAREELIDRLGLGLAGLVNILNPDRIILGGLHRELLDADPERLRAVVADRSLWGRSGGVPILACTLDHNSLVGAAELAWQPVLDDPLAALG from the coding sequence ATGAACGGCAAGGCGACAACCATCAAAGCGAGGCTGGAGAGGGGCCGCGGCGCCCTCGGCCCCGCGCTGGAACTGGTTCACACGGGCCGCGCCCCCACCCGCGCCGTCCTCACCGCCGAACTCGGCGTCACCCGCGCCACCGCCGGCGCCGTCGCTGCCGAACTCGAAGCCCTCGGGCTGATCCGGGTCGACTCCCGGCCCGGCGCCGCCGCCGGCTCCCAGGGCCGCCCATCGCACCGGCTCGCCGTCAACGACGCGGGCCCTGTCGTCCTGGCCGCCCAGGTGCACGCCGACGGATTCCGCGCCGCGCTCGTCGGACTCGGCGGCAGCACCGTCGCCACCGCGCCCGGCTGCGTCACCGTGTCCGAAGACCCCGCCCAAGTGCTCGGCGAGGTCGTCGACGCGGGCGCGCAGCTGCTCCGCGCGAGCGGCCGCAGATGCGTGGGCGCCGGCCTCGCCGTGCCCTCCGCGGTCGCCGAACCGGAAGGTACCGCGCTCAACCCGCTCCACCTGGCCTGGCCCGCCGGGGCTCGCGTCCGCGACATCTTCGCCGAGCGGGTCCGCGCAGCGGGCATCCAGGGACCCGCGTTCACCGGCAACGATGTCAACCTCGCGGCGCTCGCCGAACACCGGCACGGTGCGGGCCGGGGCGCCGAGCACCTGCTCTGCGTCGCCACCGGTCACCGCGGCGTCGGCGGGGCTCTGGTCCTCGAAGGCCGTCTGCACACCGGCAGTTCGGGCCTCGCCCTCGAAGTCGGTCACCTCACCGTCAATCCGGAGGGACGCCCCTGCCACTGCGGCAGCCGCGGCTGCCTCGACGTCGAAGCCGACCCGCTCGCCTTCCTCATGGCCGCAGGTCGCGACCCCGGTCCCGAAGTCCCACTGCTCGAGCAGTGCCGGGAACTGCTCCGCACGGAGTACGACGACCCGGCCGTACGCAACGCCCGCGAGGAACTCATCGACCGACTCGGCCTCGGGCTCGCCGGACTGGTCAACATCCTCAACCCCGACCGCATCATCCTCGGCGGGCTGCACCGCGAACTGCTCGACGCCGACCCCGAGCGGCTGCGCGCCGTGGTCGCCGACCGCAGTCTGTGGGGACGCAGCGGCGGCGTGCCGATCCTGGCCTGCACGCTGGATCACAACAGCCTGGTCGGAGCCGCCGAGTTGGCCTGGCAGCCGGTTCTCGACGACCCGCTGGCCGCGCTCGGCTGA
- a CDS encoding MFS transporter has translation MPLLNKTRTAVLQGPGGNTAPPSLSRLRTALTVFFALDGFLFAGWVVRIPAIKEQTGSSASDLGLALLGVSAGAVVTMTLTGRLCRRYGSHPVTVVSGALMSLSIALPPLTHSALVLGLVLLAFGAAYGGINVAMNSAAVDLVAVMRRPVMPSFHAAFSLGGMIGAGLGGLVAGGLSPSAHLISLTAIGLLVTAAAGPFLLRHPAPVAAHAAKDPARDPAPRGLGGRSRRIVILFGVIALCTAYGEGAMADWGALHLEQDLHAHAGVAAAGYSLFALAMTAGRLTGTALLERFGQTRTLVAGGSTAAAGMLLGSLAPTAWLALLGFAVTGLGLANIFPVAVARAGALAGPGGVAAASTLGYGGMLLGPPAIGFLADWFSLPVALTTVAVLAGGAALIGYTARKASVPASVSKGG, from the coding sequence GTGCCGCTACTAAACAAAACAAGGACGGCCGTTCTCCAGGGACCCGGCGGAAACACCGCCCCACCCTCCCTGTCCCGCCTCCGTACCGCGCTCACCGTGTTCTTCGCCCTCGACGGCTTCCTCTTCGCCGGCTGGGTGGTCCGCATCCCCGCGATCAAGGAACAGACCGGGTCGTCGGCGAGTGATCTGGGGCTCGCCCTGCTCGGCGTCTCGGCGGGAGCGGTGGTGACGATGACGCTGACCGGCCGGCTCTGCCGCCGCTACGGCAGCCATCCGGTGACCGTCGTCAGCGGCGCCCTGATGTCGCTGAGCATCGCCCTCCCGCCGCTGACGCATTCGGCGCTCGTACTCGGCCTGGTTCTGCTGGCCTTCGGGGCCGCATACGGCGGGATCAATGTCGCGATGAACAGCGCGGCGGTCGATCTGGTCGCGGTCATGCGCAGGCCGGTGATGCCGAGCTTCCACGCGGCATTCAGCCTCGGCGGCATGATCGGCGCCGGTCTCGGCGGACTGGTCGCGGGCGGCCTCTCCCCCAGCGCCCATCTCATCAGCCTCACGGCGATCGGCCTGCTGGTCACCGCCGCCGCGGGACCCTTTCTGCTGCGCCACCCGGCGCCGGTCGCCGCACACGCGGCGAAGGACCCGGCGAGGGACCCGGCGCCCCGCGGGCTCGGGGGACGCAGCCGCCGGATCGTCATCCTCTTCGGCGTGATCGCTCTCTGCACGGCCTACGGAGAAGGCGCGATGGCCGACTGGGGCGCACTCCATCTCGAACAGGACCTGCATGCACACGCGGGCGTCGCCGCCGCCGGATACTCGCTCTTCGCGCTCGCCATGACCGCCGGCCGGCTCACCGGAACGGCGCTGCTGGAGCGGTTCGGCCAGACCCGCACGCTGGTCGCGGGCGGCAGCACGGCGGCTGCCGGAATGCTGCTCGGCTCGCTCGCCCCCACCGCCTGGCTCGCGCTGCTCGGCTTCGCGGTGACCGGCCTGGGTCTCGCGAACATCTTCCCGGTGGCGGTGGCCAGGGCGGGTGCACTCGCGGGACCCGGTGGGGTCGCGGCCGCGTCGACGCTGGGCTACGGCGGGATGCTGCTCGGCCCGCCCGCGATCGGCTTCCTCGCCGACTGGTTCTCGCTGCCGGTGGCGCTGACGACCGTGGCCGTCCTCGCAGGTGGCGCGGCCCTGATCGGATACACGGCACGAAAGGCATCCGTACCCGCATCCGTGTCCAAGGGCGGCTGA
- a CDS encoding maleylpyruvate isomerase family mycothiol-dependent enzyme codes for METARLIESLFHEGQLLAAAAAEAGPDAMVPTCPDWQVRDLLRHTGTVHRWATGFIAEGHTEYRPFGEHSELDGDELVEWFREGHGLLVAALSEAPADLQCWTFMPAPSPLAFWARRQAHETAIHRADAESARGGKPSPVTAEFAADGIAELLTGFHGRSRSRVRSEAPRSLRVRPLDTDDVWTVWVSTDVPRTEPSEEGPADCELSGTAEQLYLTLWNRLPLSAVSVAGEADLAQLWREMSAIG; via the coding sequence ATGGAGACCGCCAGACTGATCGAGTCCCTGTTCCACGAGGGCCAGTTGCTGGCGGCAGCCGCCGCCGAGGCGGGCCCCGACGCCATGGTGCCGACCTGTCCCGACTGGCAGGTGCGGGACCTGCTGCGGCACACCGGAACGGTCCACCGCTGGGCGACCGGCTTCATCGCCGAGGGCCATACCGAGTACCGCCCTTTCGGCGAACACTCCGAGCTCGACGGCGACGAACTGGTGGAGTGGTTCCGGGAGGGACACGGGCTGCTGGTGGCGGCGCTCAGCGAGGCGCCCGCGGACCTCCAGTGCTGGACCTTCATGCCCGCCCCTTCGCCGCTCGCCTTCTGGGCCCGGCGGCAGGCGCACGAGACGGCGATCCACCGCGCGGACGCCGAGTCGGCACGGGGCGGCAAACCAAGTCCCGTGACCGCCGAGTTCGCCGCCGACGGCATCGCCGAGCTGTTGACCGGCTTCCACGGCCGCTCCCGCAGCCGGGTGCGCTCCGAGGCGCCCCGCTCACTGCGCGTACGTCCCCTCGACACGGATGATGTGTGGACCGTATGGGTCTCCACCGACGTACCGCGTACGGAGCCGAGCGAAGAAGGGCCCGCGGACTGCGAGTTGAGCGGTACTGCCGAGCAGCTCTACCTGACGCTCTGGAACCGGCTGCCGCTGTCCGCCGTGTCCGTCGCGGGAGAGGCGGACCTCGCACAGCTGTGGCGCGAGATGTCCGCGATCGGCTGA
- a CDS encoding MarR family winged helix-turn-helix transcriptional regulator: protein MAAKKSERALVEEWREVLALHARTICELDRQLHRHGLGASDFEVLDVLAEETGDGVDCSLRVQELASRVHLSQSALSRLVARLEKDGLVTRGMCSEDRRGVRVALTGAGRARHAEVQPLQRAVLSRMLADPAV from the coding sequence ATGGCGGCGAAGAAGTCCGAGCGAGCGCTCGTCGAGGAATGGCGGGAGGTCCTCGCGCTGCATGCCCGTACGATCTGCGAACTCGACCGCCAGCTGCACCGGCACGGGCTCGGCGCCAGTGACTTCGAGGTTCTCGATGTGCTCGCCGAAGAGACCGGGGACGGCGTCGACTGTTCGCTCCGGGTACAGGAGCTCGCGTCCCGGGTCCATCTGAGCCAGAGCGCCCTGTCGCGGCTGGTCGCGCGGCTGGAGAAGGACGGTCTTGTCACCCGCGGGATGTGCAGCGAGGACCGGCGCGGTGTGCGGGTCGCGCTCACCGGGGCGGGCCGGGCCCGTCACGCCGAGGTGCAGCCGCTGCAGCGTGCGGTGCTCTCCCGGATGCTGGCCGACCCGGCAGTCTGA
- a CDS encoding DUF6332 family protein encodes MGRRTQAERDAITVEIGYAVVTGFLVGGLTFLAIAGPVMVTPMPAAAERGLVLAGTVAGLAVFVVRVVHVLWRFPGGPGRNPQPSQPGRTKPDS; translated from the coding sequence ATGGGCCGACGAACTCAGGCGGAGCGGGACGCCATCACGGTCGAGATCGGCTACGCCGTCGTCACCGGGTTCCTGGTGGGCGGACTGACGTTTCTGGCGATCGCAGGACCGGTGATGGTGACCCCGATGCCCGCCGCCGCCGAGCGCGGACTGGTCCTTGCGGGCACAGTGGCCGGACTGGCCGTCTTCGTCGTGCGCGTCGTGCACGTCCTGTGGCGCTTTCCCGGTGGGCCGGGCAGGAACCCTCAGCCCAGCCAGCCCGGGCGTACCAAGCCCGACTCGTAG